The Gammaproteobacteria bacterium genome contains the following window.
ATGTCAAACGTGTAATTTCCGCCTCTGTCATCTTTTTGCCACCTGAACCACTATTTTGATCCAGCACAACAGCGACAGATAGGCGGCGCACGGTCCCCGAGGGCATCCGCGTATGAGAGATAGTTCTATCCAGCTCATAATTACGCACCAAACGTCGACTCGAGTTTTGCGGGGATTCTTGGGTCGCAGTTTGACTCGCTGCATTAGGCTGCACGGTACCTCCCGCTGGCGGTTGATTGGAAAGCGTGCCAGGAACCCCAGCCGGCCCACCTGCGCCGCCTTTGCTTTCTTCTTCTATGCTCTGTTCACTACGAACAGCCGGTAAATCAGGATTGTAATTCTCCTGAGTCTGTTCCGTAACTGAATAATCAAGTTCAGCAGTCACCTGCGCACGTACCTTATCGGCGCCTACAATCGGTGCCAATATCGATTCAATGCGCTTAACGTAATATTCTTCAATATTTTTTCGATATTCAAACTGTGATGCCGAATATCTGATGTCATTGTTAACAGCAGGCGAGCTCAAAAGCCTACCCATCTGATCAACCACAGTAACACTTTCAGAATCAAGATTTGGCACACTGGATGCCACCAAATGTACAATGGAAGAAGCCTGCTCCTGACTCATTTGCCGCCCCTGATTCAGGGTGACAACGACCGAAGCCGTGGCCTTCTTTTTATCTCTTACAAATGCACTTTGCTTTGGCAATGCCAAATGAACGCGCGCGCTCCGTATGCTATTAATTGATGAAATTGTACGCGCCAACTCTCCTTCCAATGCCCGCTGATAACGTGCAGTTTCAGCCATTTGGCTCGCCCCAAAGCCCTGATCCTTATCCAGCAACTCATAGCCAGTACCACTTGATTTTGGCAAGCCGACGCCCGCCAGCTTGAGCCTGGCCTCATGCACCATGGAAGCGTCTACCATAATGGCGCCCGTGTTTTTATTAATCTCATAGGGAATATTGGCCTGATCCAGCGCTTTGGATATTTCGAGCACCTCTTGATCGGCAAGATTGCCATATAACATTCTGTAAGTAGGTTTCTGCGCCCACAAAGCAATCGATACCGCCACGGCGATCAATGCCGCGAACCCCACCAAGAGCCCGACCTGCCGAACCAGGGTAAGCCTATCAAACCCTTTGACTGGCTCGGTCACTGATTCTGGTTTTAATATCTCCATTCGATTCCATTCCTAACTGCAGCAAAATTAAATCGGCATATTCAACACATCATGGTACGCCTGGACCAGCTTATTTCTAACCTCGGTCATTGCTGTAAAGGCAATTTTTGCCTTCTCAGAAGCCAATGTAATATCAATAATCGACACAGAAGAATCGCCCTGGTCAAATCTCGTCTTCAAATCTGTCGATGTTACTTGCAGCTCATTGACTGCCTTTACCGATTTTGTCAGTAAATCGCCAAAATTCACCCTCTCGGCATTATCCATCGCTGGCGCCTGCTCGGCCTTCGCCTGTGCCGCCAGAGTTCGCATTTGTGCCAACACTTGTTCAACGCCCATAGTACTCATAGCCGCTTCCTCACTTTATTCCCCGGGGATCTGGATTCCCTGATCACGCAGTTTTGCCAGTTTATATCTCAATGTCCGTGGACTGATACCCAGTTTCTCGGCAACATCCTTTCTGTTTTCATATTCCCGAAGTGCGTCCAAAATGATATTTCTCTCAATATCTTTCACTCCATCGGTAAGTAATTTAGATTGACATGGGTCATCATTCACGAGCACCCCTTCAGGAATGCAGGCGTCTGGCTCGAAATGAATATACTTGGCCTCGATATCACATCCAGCCATTAGAATAATGGCCCGCTGAATAACATTATCAAGCTCTCTCACATTACCTGGCCATGAGTGTGTCATCAGCTTATTCGCCGCCGCCTCAGTCAATCTTGGAGAAACACCTTGTTTCTTCCAATGACGGGATACGATGAACTTTGACAATGGAATAATGTCATGCGATCTACTTCTTAATGGCAACACATGAATCGGAAATACGTTCAATCGATAAAAGAGATCTTCCCTGAATCGCCCCTTCGTAACTTCTTCTCTGAGATTTCGATTGGTCGTCGCAAGGATTCTCACATCAAGCGGAATGGCTTTCTTTCCACCCAGGCGCTCCACCTCACGCTCCTGAATGACACGCAACAACTTTGCCTGCAATCCGAGATCCATCTCAGATATTTCATCCAGCAGCAGGGTCCCGCCCTGGGCCTGCTCAAACTTGCCTGTACTGGCCTGATACGCCCCGGTAAATGCCCCTTTCTCATAACCAAAGAGCACGGCCTCCAGCATATTTTCCGGAATCGCGGCACAATTAATAGCCACAAATGGCTGGTCATGGCGATTCGAACAGCGATGAATGTGGCGCGCAACAACCTCTTTACCCGTACCACTCTCACCGGAAATAATCACTGTTGCCTCCGACGCCGCCACTCGCTCCGCAAGCGCCAGCAACTCAATCGAGCGCGGGTCTTCTGCCACAATATCTGAACTAATTTCGACATTACTGATATAACGACTAACCATATTGACCAACACTTCTGCATCAAACGGTTTGACCAGATAATCATCCGCCCCCTGCCGCATCGCCTCAACCGCCTTCTCGACACTGCCATAGGCGGTCATGAGCACAACAGGTAAATTAGGGTCTCTTTGTTTCAGTTTCTGAAGCAATGCATTGCCATCTACTGGCCTCATATGGACATCACTTACTACCATTGAAATCGATTGTTCCTCGACCATCTTCAGCGCTGAATTTCCATCAGAGACGCCTTTCACCGTGTAACCTGCAAGCTCAAGTGTGTCACAGAGGGCTTCACGTAATGAAGCATCATCCTCAACCACCAACACCGTTGCCAAACTCATGCAGTTACCTCGCTTTTATTTTTTGTATTTATAAATCCATTTACTTCGTTTTTAATATCATCGCCTTTAACCAGAGGAAGCTTGACAATAAATGTCGTCCCCACTCCTGATTCAGTCACAAACCCTATTTCCCCACCATGCTTGTCAATCACACTTTTAACTACGGCAAGACCCAATCCCGTTCCTTGAATCTTGGTTGTCACAAATGGCTCATAGAGCGAGTTTTTGACGTGATCGGGAATTCCTTCACCCTTATCGGAGACCTCAATCTGAAGAGCATCATCACTTAACTTACTGGTCACGATAATCTCAACGCTGTTATTTGAAGCCGCAATCGCGTTGATGATCAAGTTGGTAAATGCTCCCAGTAAAGAATGATAATTACCGTTCACCACCACTGATCCAGCAGTATTATTAATCTTCAGCACCCCGCCTCTATCTTCAATTTGAGATATTACGGTTGTTTCCAAGCCTTCAAGCAGCATAGAAAGCGGGAACTCATCGTCATGATTCTCAGACTCTCCGCGAGTAATACTTAGCATATCTCTCACCATACTTTCGATATGTTGCAACTGGGCCTTGATCTTGAGCGCATACGCAGACGATTTTTCAAATGGAATATTGTTGCTGCAGAGATGGGAAACGTAGAGCAATGCAGAAGCGACCGGAGTTCTAATTTGATGTGCCAGCGTTGCCGCCATATGCCCCATCGCCGACATTTGTTGCAACCGCGCCAACCGATCCTGCAAGCGGCGAGTTTCGGTAACATCCTTTAGCAGAATAATTTGACCCGGTTCCCTGCCGAGCGAACTGGTTGCAATACTGACGCGCCGGCCATCACGCAACGATACCTCGTGCCCATCGTCAAATTGCGGCGCAAAACAACGTGTGATCACCTTGCGCCAGGATTCTCCCGCAAGCGGTTGACCGAGCAATTCAACCGCCACCGGGTTTGATTCGCGAACAACCCCTAACCCATCGAGCACCACCACACCTGCGGGCAGCGCTTCCAACAAACACTCCAGACGATTGGCTAGGCGACGCGTTTCTTCGAATTGCTTAACATGACCATCCTGAGCCCTGGACAACTTGCTCTGAAGATCAACTACCTGGGTTTGCAACGCATGATAGGAACTCGCCAACTCTTCGGAGAGCCGGTTAAAGGTCTGAAAGGTCTCTTCCAGATGTGCCAAATTGGTCGGTTTTACGTCAGCCATATCCTGCCTGCATCAGAGCAACTTTGGGTTGCTTCTGATATAACGTGCAAAGAACGGGCCAACTACATCAGCTATACAAAATCAATGAGTTATAAGATCGATCAATTTTGGCAAGTCAAAATTACGTCAGTTCTTCGACCCGTTGCAGGCCATATTTCCGCATTTTTTCAACCAACGTGGTCCGCCGCAATTTAAGACGGCTCGCCGCATGGGCCACCACACCACCGGCCTCTTCAATGGCCTGCATAATATAGTGCTTCTCCAGATCAGCCAGATACTCCTTCAAATCAATCCCCTCGCGCGGCAAACGTGGCATTGCCTCAGTGACGGTAACACTCTCCTTGGCCATGACCCGATTCATGATGGCCTCAGCCACTGGCTCACTGGACTCGGACCCTACCTGGAATTTGGCCGGCAAATCTCCAACATCCACCACCCCCATTGGATGCATAATCACCATCCGCTCGACCAGGTTCGCCAATTCACGAACATTGCCTGGCCAATGATATTGGCACAGACTCACGACCGCGCCCGGCGTCAGTCGCACCGAACCTCGCCCCTCATGCTCCAGCCGGGTAATCAATTCGTTCACGAGCAACGGGATATCCTCTACTCGCTCGCGCAACGGCGGCATTTCGATCGGGAACACGTTGAGACGGTAATAGAGATCCTCGCGGAACTCCCCATCCTTGATGGCCTGCTACAGATCGCGGTGCGTCACTGCCACAATGCGCACATCGGAGGTAATGCTCTTGTTACTCCCCACGCGCTCAAAGGTGCGCTCCTGCAACACGCGCAACAACTTCACCTGCATGTGCAGGCTCATATCACCGATTTCATCGAGAAACAGCGAGCCACCCTCAGCCATTTCAAAACGACCTTGGCGGGCTGTGATCGCACCGGTAAACGCACCCTTCTCATGGCCAAAAAGTTCGCTTTCCAGCAAATCTGCCGGAATAGCTCCGCAGTTGATCGGCACAAACGGTTTTTCACGACGCGCCGAATAATAATGCAGGTTACGGGCCACCACTTCTTTGCCGGTTCCAGACTCACCCAGAATCAACACATTGGCATCGGAGGCCGCCACTTGCTGGATTAACTTGCGCACCTGACGAATACTGCGGCTATTACCCACCAAGCTGCGGAATAACTCAGGCGAGGCACGCCCCACGGCGTGAGTTTCACGATTATTGCGATAGAGTTGCGCCTGCTGTAACACATGCAACAACTGACGATACTTGATAGGCTGCTCGATAAACCCTATCGCCTCATGGATCAACGACTCCGGGCACGCACCGGCATCCACATCCTCTTTAAACAATATCAGCGGCAAATTGGCATCGGATATGCGCAATTGCTCTAAAATCTGAGACATCTGCTCAGCCGAGCTACACGCCCCCAACACTATGGTGGCGGGAGGCTTTTGCCCCTCTCGCATCAACTCTTTGAAGGAATCGCTGCTGCTGGCCATGACATCGCTGACCTCAATAAACTCAAAAACGGCCTGCAATTGCTTTCTACGGGCCTCATTATTGTCAATCAGTAACACCGGGGCTTCCGTCACTGACACAGCGTCACTCCTTATAGATAATGGGTAAATTCGTCCAATCAAGAACGTCTTTGCCGGAACTCGACATCACCGTCGAAATCAAGCCGTTAACCAATCATGTCAAATAATTGTCGGCATGGCAAGAACCCAAAGGGAGTTAGCGTGGCAAGCACGCCATTGAAGATATCTTATTGTTAATTAAAAATATTTTTAGATTTTTTGACGCAAGCGGGCAATCTGACGACGATGGCAGCGAAAAATAAACTTTTCTAATAAAATCCTGACCGACTCCGGCTGCGGATCCAGCAACAGCTCCACCTGATCGCCAATGAGTTTTTCGACACGTCCCGTCAGCACGATGGGAAAGGGGTAACGCCGATGCAAATACACCTCGACCCGCAGCAGCTCGCCCACCCCAGGCAGCGGATTACCCTGCCAACTCAAGCGTGACAAGCTTAACGAAACCGGCATCGGTTGCGGCACATTGGCCCGCCCCAACAATAGCTCACTGAGCATATCGAGAGCCAGATTAACCTTGAACTCCAGGCGTTGGAGCTGAACTGCGATCTCAAGCATATCCTCTTCAGATTCGGCCTGGTACTCGTCAATGCCATTAATGATTCGCAAGCGATCTTCATTAAGGGCAGCCATTGAGGCAAACGCAGCATCTCCCTCCCCCTCTGCGCGCTCCCAACGCAAAGCCATATGGGTCTCGCAAGTCACGCCTGATAAAGAATCACTCATTGCCACCCCTCGACAAACAAGAACCTATAGCAAAACTGAAAATGGAGGAAAAAGCAATGTTGTTATGTTATGTAGAAAAAGAGGTAGAAATAAGCTTGTTTACGTAGGACCGTTAACGCCTACTCCAACATTTGATTCTCATGGTACCGGCTAACTCCTTGGCGTGACTTTCCGAGCTGTTCCAGTGCCGATATGATTTCTTGCTGCGCCTCCCGCGCCAGGGACATCAGCGCCTCATCATACGCCACCAGCGCCTCCAGCTTTTCTCGTAGATGTGCGGGGCGGATCAGAGACGCATGAGCTGATGACAAAATCCCCTGGAGCAATAGCCCCCGGCGCTCTTCAAGCGCGATGACTTGAGGCCATTCCCCCGTGCGCGCCAACTCCAGCATTTCCCGGGAAATTTGCAGCGCATTAGCCAATGCTTGCTCAGAAGAACCTTGAATGGATCCGGTATTGGGAACAACGTCCACAGGAGAAACCTAAGGCACCAATTGTTTTTCTTTAGCCAATATCTGAGGAATGGCATCCCAACCTGCTTTGATTTCCTTCAACAGCCCAGCCACTTCATCCAGCATAGCCGTGTCGTTTTTCAGATTCGCCTCCGCCAAACGCCGCCCCATATAATTATAAAGTGCATCCAGATTGGTGGCGATTTCCCCCCCGGCCTCTTTATCCAAACTCATCCGCAAACCATCGATAATTGAAATCGCCCACGAAACATGACTGCCTTTAAGCGCAATTTCACCACGCTGCATATAGCCCTTGGCAAGATTGATTTTCTCCAAAGCTCCTTCAAGCAACATCTGAATCAGACGATGCGGCGTTGCCGATGTAGCGTCAGAATGAGTCCCGATATTTTTGTACTCATTCAGCACACCGTTTAGATTGGAAGAATAATTCATTGTTATGCTCCAAGATTCCTTGTGGTTATCATTTAATTCCTAATACTCAGAACACATTATCTCTTCGGCAGATTTGCCAACTGCTGGGCCAATGAGTTGCTCGTATTTTGCAAACTTGATACTAAAGAATCCAACGCTGTAAATTGTTTTTTATAGCGCTGCTCAATAAGCGTCAATCGATACTCAAGTGCGGTCTGCCGGTCCTTAACACTGCTAATTCGGGCATTAATCCCATCCTCGCGTCCTGCAATCATCCCATTGGCCACTGTCCAATCGCTTACCTTGGATTTAAAACGTGCAGCGAATCCTTGTGTCGCATTGGAGAACAGGTTTACCACACCATTAAAATCGGTACCCAACTGGGTATCGAGTTTGGCAGAATTTATTGACAATGTGCCATCCTTCTGCGTCGAAATTCCTATATCCGATAAATAGCTAAAAGACAAGCCGGTAGCCGCAGTATTGAGCACATCGCGAATTCCTCGCTCTACGGTGAGCAGACCACTGTCACCGCTCAGAGTCCCGGTTTTTCCGCCAAGATCACGTATGGTATTGATAACGCCATTATAGGCATCAATAAATTTCTGTATATCCCCCTTAATTGTGGCGACATCACGACCAACAGTTAGAGTTTTTGCTACAGTGTCTGTTTGATTAAGCGTCAAGGTGACCCCTGTAATCGCTCCGGTCACGGTATTGGAAGCGCTATTCACCGTGAAACCATCAACGGTAATCTGGGCATCCTGGGCGGCAAAGTTTGTCACTGTGGCAAAGCTCAATGTTGCCGCAACCGCTCCCGCCGTATCGACTGCGGAAATTGCGCTTGCTGCTCCAGTACTCTTTGCCGTGAGCACCAATTTATTCCCGGTCACATCATTGATAATCGACGCAGAAACACTAGTATTACCTGCGGCGTTATTGATCGCATCCCGAATACCCGTTAGCGAATTATTAGTAGCGTCAATAGTGACGCCAAACGTATTGGTACCCGAGGTGATATTGAATGAACCCTGCTGGGCGGCATACACGCCCGTCGCCGACACCTTGTGGGCCTGTGCCAATTGAACAACTCTGACATTGTATGTCGCAGCCACTGCCGTGGAATCGGCTGTAGCGGTAAATTTGGTAGTATCTGCAGAAGTTGCCGAGAATTTGGCGAACCCACTGCTAGTACTCAGGTTAGTTACAGCCGTTTGGAATGTCGATAATGCGCTTTTCAGCTTGCCATAGGCGCTCA
Protein-coding sequences here:
- the fliF gene encoding flagellar M-ring protein FliF encodes the protein MEILKPESVTEPVKGFDRLTLVRQVGLLVGFAALIAVAVSIALWAQKPTYRMLYGNLADQEVLEISKALDQANIPYEINKNTGAIMVDASMVHEARLKLAGVGLPKSSGTGYELLDKDQGFGASQMAETARYQRALEGELARTISSINSIRSARVHLALPKQSAFVRDKKKATASVVVTLNQGRQMSQEQASSIVHLVASSVPNLDSESVTVVDQMGRLLSSPAVNNDIRYSASQFEYRKNIEEYYVKRIESILAPIVGADKVRAQVTAELDYSVTEQTQENYNPDLPAVRSEQSIEEESKGGAGGPAGVPGTLSNQPPAGGTVQPNAASQTATQESPQNSSRRLVRNYELDRTISHTRMPSGTVRRLSVAVVLDQNSGSGGKKMTEAEITRLTSFVKEAVGFDSQRGDSVNVISAEFQTVAEPEAPVAEPLFDSGMLLDIGKQVAGVGLIIFIVIFVIKPILKALAEKGKHKGMAGDDMGRMATLDNSGALLAAQRKSYDEQLATAKSLATQDPRRVAQVVKQWVEKDA
- the fliD gene encoding flagellar filament capping protein FliD is translated as MALSVGGVGSGLDVNSIVTQLMTLERKPLTLLQKQEKSLNTELSAYGKLKSALSTFQTAVTNLSTSSGFAKFSATSADTTKFTATADSTAVAATYNVRVVQLAQAHKVSATGVYAAQQGSFNITSGTNTFGVTIDATNNSLTGIRDAINNAAGNTSVSASIINDVTGNKLVLTAKSTGAASAISAVDTAGAVAATLSFATVTNFAAQDAQITVDGFTVNSASNTVTGAITGVTLTLNQTDTVAKTLTVGRDVATIKGDIQKFIDAYNGVINTIRDLGGKTGTLSGDSGLLTVERGIRDVLNTAATGLSFSYLSDIGISTQKDGTLSINSAKLDTQLGTDFNGVVNLFSNATQGFAARFKSKVSDWTVANGMIAGREDGINARISSVKDRQTALEYRLTLIEQRYKKQFTALDSLVSSLQNTSNSLAQQLANLPKR
- the fliS gene encoding flagellar export chaperone FliS; the encoded protein is MNYSSNLNGVLNEYKNIGTHSDATSATPHRLIQMLLEGALEKINLAKGYMQRGEIALKGSHVSWAISIIDGLRMSLDKEAGGEIATNLDALYNYMGRRLAEANLKNDTAMLDEVAGLLKEIKAGWDAIPQILAKEKQLVP
- a CDS encoding HAMP domain-containing histidine kinase, whose amino-acid sequence is MADVKPTNLAHLEETFQTFNRLSEELASSYHALQTQVVDLQSKLSRAQDGHVKQFEETRRLANRLECLLEALPAGVVVLDGLGVVRESNPVAVELLGQPLAGESWRKVITRCFAPQFDDGHEVSLRDGRRVSIATSSLGREPGQIILLKDVTETRRLQDRLARLQQMSAMGHMAATLAHQIRTPVASALLYVSHLCSNNIPFEKSSAYALKIKAQLQHIESMVRDMLSITRGESENHDDEFPLSMLLEGLETTVISQIEDRGGVLKINNTAGSVVVNGNYHSLLGAFTNLIINAIAASNNSVEIIVTSKLSDDALQIEVSDKGEGIPDHVKNSLYEPFVTTKIQGTGLGLAVVKSVIDKHGGEIGFVTESGVGTTFIVKLPLVKGDDIKNEVNGFINTKNKSEVTA
- a CDS encoding PilZ domain-containing protein, whose product is MSDSLSGVTCETHMALRWERAEGEGDAAFASMAALNEDRLRIINGIDEYQAESEEDMLEIAVQLQRLEFKVNLALDMLSELLLGRANVPQPMPVSLSLSRLSWQGNPLPGVGELLRVEVYLHRRYPFPIVLTGRVEKLIGDQVELLLDPQPESVRILLEKFIFRCHRRQIARLRQKI
- the fliE gene encoding flagellar hook-basal body complex protein FliE → MSTMGVEQVLAQMRTLAAQAKAEQAPAMDNAERVNFGDLLTKSVKAVNELQVTSTDLKTRFDQGDSSVSIIDITLASEKAKIAFTAMTEVRNKLVQAYHDVLNMPI
- a CDS encoding flagellar protein FliT encodes the protein MDVVPNTGSIQGSSEQALANALQISREMLELARTGEWPQVIALEERRGLLLQGILSSAHASLIRPAHLREKLEALVAYDEALMSLAREAQQEIISALEQLGKSRQGVSRYHENQMLE
- a CDS encoding sigma-54-dependent Fis family transcriptional regulator; this translates as MSLATVLVVEDDASLREALCDTLELAGYTVKGVSDGNSALKMVEEQSISMVVSDVHMRPVDGNALLQKLKQRDPNLPVVLMTAYGSVEKAVEAMRQGADDYLVKPFDAEVLVNMVSRYISNVEISSDIVAEDPRSIELLALAERVAASEATVIISGESGTGKEVVARHIHRCSNRHDQPFVAINCAAIPENMLEAVLFGYEKGAFTGAYQASTGKFEQAQGGTLLLDEISEMDLGLQAKLLRVIQEREVERLGGKKAIPLDVRILATTNRNLREEVTKGRFREDLFYRLNVFPIHVLPLRSRSHDIIPLSKFIVSRHWKKQGVSPRLTEAAANKLMTHSWPGNVRELDNVIQRAIILMAGCDIEAKYIHFEPDACIPEGVLVNDDPCQSKLLTDGVKDIERNIILDALREYENRKDVAEKLGISPRTLRYKLAKLRDQGIQIPGE